One stretch of Thermanaerosceptrum fracticalcis DNA includes these proteins:
- the galE gene encoding UDP-glucose 4-epimerase GalE has product MSILVTGGAGYIGSHTVRKLTDIGYNVIVYDSLEKSHKESVKDIPLIVGNILDEQLLDSTMKKYNIQSVIHFAAYSLVGESMAEPEKYYVNNVCGTVNLLKVMLNNNIKRIVFSSTAAVYGEPQEIPITENSPKNPTNVYGKTKLMIEEILKDYDLAYGLKYISLRYFNACGADESGEIGEDHTPETHLMPLVLQSALGKLPEIRIFGTDYPTPDGTCIRDYIHVNDLAEAHILALEKLLADGQSAVYNLGNGNGFSVREVIRAAEEVVGKPIKVVEGERRPGDPAVLVASAEKIKRELGWQPKYQGLKEIIETAWKWHQLHPNGYNTNENF; this is encoded by the coding sequence TTGTCCATACTTGTCACCGGAGGAGCAGGATATATAGGCTCTCACACGGTAAGAAAATTAACTGACATTGGTTATAATGTTATAGTCTATGACAGTCTGGAAAAAAGTCATAAAGAGTCTGTAAAGGATATACCCCTCATTGTGGGTAATATTCTTGATGAACAATTATTAGATAGTACGATGAAAAAGTATAATATACAAAGCGTTATTCACTTTGCTGCCTATAGCTTAGTAGGAGAATCGATGGCTGAACCGGAGAAATATTATGTAAACAATGTTTGTGGAACAGTAAATCTCCTAAAAGTTATGCTAAATAATAATATTAAAAGAATAGTATTTTCCTCTACGGCTGCTGTTTACGGAGAACCTCAAGAAATACCCATTACTGAGAATAGTCCTAAAAATCCTACCAATGTATACGGTAAAACAAAACTAATGATTGAGGAGATTCTGAAGGATTATGACTTAGCTTACGGCCTTAAATATATCTCCTTAAGATATTTTAATGCCTGTGGAGCGGATGAAAGCGGGGAAATCGGTGAAGATCACACTCCCGAGACACATTTGATGCCCCTTGTCTTACAAAGTGCCCTTGGCAAGTTACCGGAAATCAGGATATTTGGCACTGATTACCCCACGCCGGACGGTACATGTATCAGGGATTATATTCACGTTAACGATTTGGCGGAGGCTCATATCCTGGCTCTTGAGAAATTGCTTGCTGATGGTCAGTCGGCAGTATATAACCTTGGCAATGGTAATGGTTTTTCAGTGAGGGAAGTTATAAGGGCTGCTGAGGAAGTGGTTGGCAAGCCAATAAAGGTGGTCGAAGGGGAACGTCGGCCCGGGGATCCGGCTGTGCTGGTAGCATCTGCAGAGAAGATTAAAAGGGAACTAGGCTGGCAGCCGAAATATCAAGGATTAAAAGAAATTATTGAAACTGCCTGGAAATGGCATCAGTTACATCCTAATGGTTATAACACAAATGAAAATTTTTAG